The stretch of DNA TCGACTACAATGTCTCAGAGCATGCCCTGCTTACGCATGATGGTGTGCCTATTTGGGGACTTTATCCTGACTATCTAAACGAGGTCGTGCTTAGTTATACATTTAACGGAGCTAAAAAGGTAGAAATATATAAAATTTACGCCCAGCCTATCGTCACATATAGCCGTGATTTTAGATTTTCTCACATGCAAAAGACTCGCGTCAAAAAGGTCGATCCTGCCTTTAAAAACAGGCTCTATCTCATAAATAACACGATCACAAGCGTCTATAAACCACTTGATTGGAAAAATGGCGGAGCTGCTAGCTGGAACGACTTTACCGAAAACTACATCGTAGATACCAAAGGCGAAGTCAGATGGTATCTTGACTATCAAAAATTTTACGACCGCAGCGAGCGCAGAGTGATGGATGGAGGCATGATGATGGGCTTTCATCAGCTAAAAAATGGCGATATCAGCTTTGGTATGGCTCAAAGATATCTAAGATATGACCTTATGGGAAAAGAAATTTATAACCGCCCGCTTCCAAGAGGCTACATCGATCTAAGCCATGAAGTTATGCCATTAAAGGATGATCACGCACTTCTTAGGGTTGGCAAATACAACTACCACCACAAAGATGGCAAAATTTCTCACACTATAAGAGACCACATCATCGAGGTCGATAGCACCGGTAAGGTGGTCGAAGAGTGGGATCTAAATGAAATTTTTGGTAACAACGTCTACCGCAGCAACCTCATAAAAGCGCTTGATGCTAGAGCTGTTTGCCTAAACATCGACATGGACGCAAAAGAGATAAAGATAAGCAACGATCTACCATTTGGCGACATCACCTCTACTGGTACAGGTAGAAACTGGGCTCACGTAAATTCTATCTCATATGATGAGAGCGACGATAGCATTATCCTCTCACTTCGCCACCAAGGTATCGTTAAAATCGGACGCGATAAAAAAGTAAAATGGATACTAGCTTCGCCTGAGGGCTGGAGTGAAGAATTTAAAGCTAAAGTGCTAACTCCGGTTGATAGCAAAGGCAATAAAATAAAATGCGAAAACTCAAAATGCGAGGGCGAATTTGACTGGTCATGGACTCAGCACACTGCATGGCTAACGCCAAGATACGATAACAAAGGCAGCATAAAACACCTAAGTGTCTTTGACAATGGCGATGCAAGGGGTATGGAGCAGCCAGCCTTTAAAGAGGATAAATACTCTCGTGCGGTTGAGTACAAGATAGATGAGAAAAAGGGCACGGTTGAACAAACTTGGCAGTTTGGCAAGGAGCGTGGCTTTGACTTTTATAGCGCAGTTACTAGCAACGTCGAGTGGCAAAAGGATAAAAATACCTATTTCATCTCAAGCTCAAATGTAAATTTGCTCCGTCCTGATAAGACTATCAAAATGGTCTTAGTTGAGATCGATCCAAAAACAAATGAGATCAAATTTGAGATGGATGTGGACTCTGCTTCAAGAGATGATGTTGCTTATAGAGCGATGGTTATTGATCCGGAGGTATTTAGTTATTAGCAGTATCTGGTGTGAGACTTTTCTCGCACCAGCTTTTAGTTGTTGTTTTGAAATTTATATATTGCTTCTTTGATTCTAGTAAGGTTAAAATTTATTGCTCGCTCTAGTTCTGGCAAGTCTATATCTTTATCCGCTTCAAATGCTTTTACCATTTCGCTTAGCTCTTTTGTCTCATCACTTGCAAGGACTATGCTTTTAAAATTATCATCGTCTATCTGGTCAAATTTTAAAAAGATCGATGCAAATTTATCTTTCAAAATTTCTTTATTTAGCTTTCTATTTTCCAAAGCTTTCTTTGTTCCACCATTTTTA from Campylobacter concisus encodes:
- a CDS encoding aryl-sulfate sulfotransferase, which encodes MSKNFLGSVALAAVLVSGLSVGITPLEAGVLAHHVKVQGELGSVFINPYDVSPLTAIIDRAGKDIKDIHVKVKGKPDGGIDIDYNVSEHALLTHDGVPIWGLYPDYLNEVVLSYTFNGAKKVEIYKIYAQPIVTYSRDFRFSHMQKTRVKKVDPAFKNRLYLINNTITSVYKPLDWKNGGAASWNDFTENYIVDTKGEVRWYLDYQKFYDRSERRVMDGGMMMGFHQLKNGDISFGMAQRYLRYDLMGKEIYNRPLPRGYIDLSHEVMPLKDDHALLRVGKYNYHHKDGKISHTIRDHIIEVDSTGKVVEEWDLNEIFGNNVYRSNLIKALDARAVCLNIDMDAKEIKISNDLPFGDITSTGTGRNWAHVNSISYDESDDSIILSLRHQGIVKIGRDKKVKWILASPEGWSEEFKAKVLTPVDSKGNKIKCENSKCEGEFDWSWTQHTAWLTPRYDNKGSIKHLSVFDNGDARGMEQPAFKEDKYSRAVEYKIDEKKGTVEQTWQFGKERGFDFYSAVTSNVEWQKDKNTYFISSSNVNLLRPDKTIKMVLVEIDPKTNEIKFEMDVDSASRDDVAYRAMVIDPEVFSY